The following proteins are encoded in a genomic region of Betaproteobacteria bacterium:
- the flhF gene encoding flagellar biosynthesis protein FlhF, with translation MVVRKFFAANTREALRLVREALGADALILANRTMPGGVEIMAVAEHEVASVAAPVKGDGLAAAPPAPKPDSPRPAMETGFAQELLDEVRHLRGMVEGQLAGFAWREMATASPVQAELMKELLMRGFGAGFARAVASRMPPGESLTRALRWVKGVLSNSLRCVPAGEDIVSTGGVYALVGPTGVGKTTTVAKIAASCTLQHGPSQVALVTTDTYRIGAVDQLRIYGKILGIPVYAAKDGDDLKVTLAELHGRKLVLIDTVGMSQRDRRVSEQVAMLTGHGKPVARLLLLSAVAQGDSLEDVLRNYQGEGLSGCILTKVDEAISLGGAIDVLIRSGLPLHYVANGQRVPEDLHLANSLYLIERAFRAESRGSGFRPAAEEIPLVLAARAATVSAMPEA, from the coding sequence ATGGTCGTTAGGAAGTTCTTCGCAGCCAACACGCGGGAAGCCCTGCGCCTCGTGCGCGAGGCGCTGGGCGCCGATGCGCTGATCCTGGCCAATCGGACCATGCCGGGCGGCGTGGAAATCATGGCGGTCGCCGAACACGAAGTCGCGTCGGTGGCCGCTCCGGTCAAAGGCGACGGACTCGCAGCGGCTCCACCTGCGCCGAAACCGGACTCGCCGAGGCCGGCCATGGAGACCGGGTTCGCGCAGGAACTGCTCGACGAAGTCCGGCACCTGCGCGGCATGGTGGAAGGGCAGCTCGCAGGGTTCGCGTGGCGGGAAATGGCGACCGCATCCCCGGTGCAGGCGGAACTCATGAAGGAACTGCTCATGCGCGGATTCGGCGCCGGCTTCGCCCGCGCCGTCGCTTCGCGCATGCCGCCTGGCGAATCGCTCACGCGGGCGTTGCGCTGGGTAAAAGGCGTTCTCTCCAACAGCCTTCGATGCGTGCCGGCCGGTGAGGACATCGTCTCCACGGGCGGCGTGTACGCGCTGGTGGGGCCCACGGGAGTCGGCAAGACCACCACGGTCGCCAAGATCGCCGCCAGTTGCACGCTGCAGCACGGTCCTTCCCAGGTGGCGCTGGTCACCACGGATACCTACCGGATCGGGGCCGTGGACCAGTTGCGCATCTACGGCAAGATTCTCGGCATTCCGGTCTATGCGGCGAAGGACGGTGACGATCTCAAGGTCACGCTCGCGGAACTGCACGGGCGCAAGCTCGTGCTCATCGACACGGTGGGCATGAGCCAGCGGGATCGGCGCGTGTCCGAGCAGGTGGCCATGCTCACCGGCCACGGCAAGCCGGTTGCAAGGCTCCTGCTGCTGAGTGCCGTCGCCCAGGGCGATTCGCTCGAGGACGTGCTGCGAAACTACCAGGGCGAGGGACTGAGCGGCTGCATTCTCACCAAGGTGGACGAAGCGATCTCGCTGGGCGGCGCCATCGACGTGCTCATCCGTTCCGGCCTGCCGTTGCACTATGTGGCCAATGGACAGCGGGTTCCGGAGGACCTGCATCTCGCGAACAGTCTTTACCTGATCGAGCGCGCATTCAGGGCCGAGAGCCGCGGCAGCGGTTTCCGGCCTGCCGCGGAAGAGATACCGCTGGTCCTCGCAGCACGGGCGGCCACGGTGTCGGCGATGCCGGAAGCCTGA
- a CDS encoding flagellar motor protein — MDILSLLGLFIAIGAVIGGQWLEGGHLASLLQATAFFIVIGGTLGAVLLQSRLPVFAQGVRMARWVFQPPPCDYRGLISRVIHWSNVARRGGLLALEPQVRIEKAEYERKGLQLLIDGADPVMLREILERDIDTHEDTQLAAVRIWEAAAGYAPTIGILGAVLGLIHVMENLTDPTKLGAGIAVAFVATIYGVGAANLLFLPVANKLKSLVAREVKRREMLIDGLVCVANGENPRIIQGKLEGYLAEGD, encoded by the coding sequence ATGGACATCCTGAGCCTGCTGGGCCTATTCATCGCCATCGGCGCCGTCATCGGCGGTCAGTGGCTCGAAGGCGGTCACCTCGCGTCCCTTCTGCAGGCCACGGCGTTCTTCATCGTCATCGGCGGCACTCTGGGTGCCGTCCTCCTGCAGAGCCGGCTGCCCGTGTTCGCTCAGGGCGTCCGGATGGCCAGGTGGGTGTTCCAGCCACCCCCCTGCGACTACCGCGGCCTGATATCCCGAGTGATCCACTGGAGCAATGTCGCCCGCCGCGGCGGTCTTCTGGCACTGGAACCGCAGGTCCGGATCGAGAAGGCGGAATACGAGCGCAAGGGACTGCAGCTCCTGATCGATGGAGCGGATCCGGTGATGCTGCGCGAAATCCTGGAGCGCGACATCGACACCCACGAGGATACGCAACTAGCCGCCGTCCGCATCTGGGAAGCCGCCGCAGGCTATGCGCCCACCATCGGCATTCTCGGTGCCGTCCTGGGCCTCATCCACGTGATGGAGAATCTCACCGACCCGACCAAGCTCGGTGCGGGCATTGCCGTCGCCTTCGTCGCGACGATCTACGGCGTAGGCGCGGCCAACCTTCTGTTCCTTCCCGTGGCGAACAAGCTGAAATCGCTGGTCGCCCGGGAGGTCAAGAGACGCGAGATGCTCATCGACGGGCTGGTCTGCGTCGCCAACGGCGAGAACCCCAGGATCATCCAGGGCAAGCTCGAGGGCTATCTCGCGGAGGGGGATTGA
- the motD gene encoding flagellar motor protein MotD has translation MARRKRRENPENQDRWVVSYADLVTLLLAFFVVMYSISSVNEGRYREVSEALVQAFQTVEKKPTPSVVPPPIDHQYPRMRERQMRMQGMANDLRTVLDSLMKTGQVRITENARGIAVEINASVLFASGQAELNEASARSLEAVGQVLARAPNSIEVEGHTDNSPINSPVFPSNWELSAARASRVVRLFAQAGVAPERMGAIGYGEYRDVDTNDTPEGRNRNRRVTVVILPMDDPSAESTNSPSVAPAE, from the coding sequence GTGGCGCGGCGCAAACGCAGGGAGAACCCCGAGAACCAGGACCGCTGGGTGGTCTCCTATGCCGACCTTGTCACTCTGCTGCTCGCTTTCTTCGTCGTCATGTACTCCATCTCGTCGGTCAACGAAGGCCGTTACCGCGAGGTCTCGGAGGCTCTGGTGCAGGCATTCCAGACGGTGGAGAAGAAGCCCACGCCCAGCGTCGTGCCGCCCCCCATCGATCATCAGTATCCCCGGATGCGGGAGCGCCAGATGCGCATGCAGGGCATGGCCAACGACCTGCGGACCGTGCTCGACTCGCTCATGAAGACCGGCCAGGTCCGCATCACCGAGAACGCCCGAGGCATCGCGGTGGAGATCAACGCCAGCGTCCTCTTCGCATCGGGTCAGGCAGAACTCAATGAGGCGTCAGCGCGGTCCCTGGAGGCCGTGGGACAGGTTCTCGCCCGGGCCCCGAATTCCATCGAGGTGGAGGGGCACACGGACAACAGCCCCATCAACAGCCCCGTGTTTCCGTCCAACTGGGAACTGTCGGCAGCTCGGGCGAGCAGGGTCGTCCGGCTGTTTGCCCAGGCCGGAGTGGCTCCCGAGCGGATGGGCGCGATTGGCTACGGCGAATATCGCGACGTCGACACCAATGACACCCCGGAAGGACGAAATCGGAATCGAAGGGTGACGGTCGTGATTCTCCCGATGGACGATCCATCCGCCGAATCGACAAACTCGCCGTCGGTGGCGCCGGCAGAGTGA
- a CDS encoding flagellar protein FlgN, translated as MPNRQVFIDALFAERDAFARFLETLRAESSALLRGDVDEVLQLAETKSSLVENLSLVGTARRATLADEGFSPDRVGMTEWLIVHGGNDHSRLSRTWAELLAKAGEARDLNKSNGVLIESRLRFNQSALTALRSAMQQSTLYGPDGAPDFDGGRSRALGLA; from the coding sequence ATGCCCAACCGCCAAGTTTTCATCGACGCCCTGTTTGCCGAACGCGACGCCTTCGCCCGGTTTCTCGAGACACTCCGGGCGGAGAGTTCCGCCCTGCTCCGCGGCGATGTGGACGAAGTCCTGCAACTCGCCGAAACCAAGTCTTCGCTGGTGGAGAATTTGTCGCTCGTGGGCACGGCTCGACGGGCCACGCTCGCAGACGAGGGATTCTCTCCCGACCGCGTGGGCATGACGGAATGGCTCATCGTCCACGGGGGCAACGATCATTCCAGGCTGTCCCGGACCTGGGCCGAACTGCTGGCAAAGGCAGGAGAGGCCCGCGATCTCAACAAGTCCAACGGCGTGCTCATCGAATCGCGCCTGCGGTTCAATCAGTCCGCGCTGACCGCCCTGCGGTCGGCCATGCAGCAATCCACGCTCTACGGCCCTGACGGCGCGCCCGACTTCGACGGCGGGCGCAGCCGCGCCCTCGGACTCGCATAA
- the flgM gene encoding flagellar biosynthesis anti-sigma factor FlgM produces the protein MKINNPVSRAQGVTGPQDVSGGKAPVTPQPTSKGSGDTVSVSPLSSQLQALESKLSDVSVVDSARVDAIKQAISEGRFSVNSEVVADKLIATVKEYLLSQKG, from the coding sequence GTGAAGATCAACAATCCGGTGAGCAGGGCCCAGGGCGTGACGGGTCCCCAGGACGTGAGCGGCGGAAAAGCGCCGGTAACGCCTCAACCCACCAGCAAGGGATCTGGAGACACCGTCTCCGTGAGCCCGCTGTCGTCGCAACTGCAGGCGCTCGAGAGCAAGCTCTCGGACGTGAGCGTCGTCGACTCCGCAAGAGTCGATGCGATCAAGCAGGCAATTTCCGAAGGGCGCTTCAGCGTCAATTCGGAAGTGGTTGCAGACAAGCTGATCGCCACGGTCAAGGAGTATCTGCTCAGCCAGAAGGGTTGA
- the flgA gene encoding flagellar basal body P-ring formation protein FlgA, giving the protein MTARVARRLAAAVACTAFASTVHAAADVQDLAALRRIAETAARQGTADLPGRVVIDVPAMDSRVRLPACESLETFTPPGTRLWGRTQVGIRCQGPDSWSVLVPVQVQVFGPAVYSARPLVAGQPIGATDVVERDSDLTKLSAGVLSSVDDAIGKVPRLGVSAGQALRGDMLRGKAIVAAGQNVSIVYRSNGIVVRSEGRALHAAGLGESVQVRSASGKALKGTVTAPGEVEVR; this is encoded by the coding sequence ATGACAGCGCGCGTTGCACGGCGCCTCGCGGCCGCGGTGGCCTGCACGGCCTTCGCGTCCACGGTCCATGCGGCGGCGGACGTTCAGGATCTGGCTGCCCTGAGACGGATCGCCGAGACGGCCGCCCGCCAGGGAACGGCCGATCTGCCGGGCCGCGTCGTCATCGACGTGCCGGCGATGGATAGCCGTGTCAGGCTGCCGGCCTGCGAATCGCTCGAGACGTTCACGCCGCCCGGTACCCGGCTATGGGGCCGGACTCAGGTGGGCATCCGCTGCCAGGGGCCCGATTCGTGGTCTGTGCTCGTACCCGTGCAGGTGCAGGTCTTCGGTCCCGCCGTCTACTCGGCGAGGCCCCTGGTCGCCGGCCAGCCGATCGGCGCCACCGATGTCGTCGAGCGGGATTCCGATCTCACGAAGCTTTCCGCCGGCGTGCTGTCATCCGTCGACGATGCCATTGGCAAGGTGCCCAGATTGGGGGTGAGCGCAGGCCAGGCACTGCGGGGGGACATGCTGCGAGGCAAGGCCATCGTCGCGGCCGGACAGAACGTCTCCATCGTCTACCGCAGCAATGGAATCGTCGTTCGCAGCGAAGGACGGGCCCTTCACGCCGCCGGCCTGGGCGAGTCGGTGCAGGTGCGCAGCGCCTCGGGAAAGGCCTTGAAGGGGACCGTGACGGCGCCCGGAGAAGTGGAGGTCCGATGA
- a CDS encoding diguanylate cyclase, translating to MAEADNPTVIARETLRVLATRRLAPTPENYRKIYAEIGGQAASEPLATDRLLSVVAPLSARHPDDQSLGALVKSLQTGDAEGTAAALQAFCARGSRTGGSQLGTVFRETLRQIDAAHRGWTVARKRDGVDRVLGAAPSDEALAVRLQNLVRSWQENPAGALPLPDAPPADGLERVPAAATFPVDPALSQARELLAATLENGLAPRLERYSDVYSELFQIAWRIREAELPDDWNRVGQQLKQYWLKVELRVEPDEELIDNLMRLLALVVDNLDELVEDDQWVQGQVAVLRELISKPVDLRAVREAERGFKEVIFKQSQLKSSLSDAKSTLKSLLSVFIERLGEVTGTTVEYHQKIERYSERIASTESIDSLKTIVEELMLDTRSMQVDMLRSRDDLLAARQQAELASRRVRQLETELEQVSEKVREDQLTGTLNRRGLDDAMTREIARAQRTGKPMCIALLDLDNFKRLNDTYGHSAGDAALVHLARVIRRTVRPTDLIARFGGEEFVIILSETDLDNALAITTRLQRELTKRFFLHDNERVLITFSAGVAQYVKGETDEAFLERADRAMYEAKHQGKNRVVPAN from the coding sequence ATGGCCGAAGCCGACAATCCCACCGTCATCGCCCGCGAGACCCTTCGGGTCCTCGCGACCCGCCGTCTCGCGCCGACACCGGAGAACTACCGGAAGATCTACGCCGAGATCGGCGGCCAGGCCGCCAGCGAGCCGCTGGCAACCGACCGGCTGCTCTCGGTCGTCGCGCCGCTGAGCGCGCGACACCCCGACGATCAGTCGCTGGGGGCACTGGTGAAATCGCTCCAGACCGGCGACGCCGAAGGGACCGCGGCAGCCCTGCAGGCGTTCTGTGCCCGCGGGTCGCGCACGGGCGGCAGCCAGCTGGGCACCGTCTTCCGCGAGACGCTCCGTCAGATCGATGCCGCGCATCGCGGTTGGACGGTCGCACGCAAGCGCGACGGGGTGGATCGTGTCCTTGGGGCGGCGCCCAGCGACGAGGCACTCGCGGTGCGTCTGCAGAATCTCGTGCGCAGCTGGCAGGAGAACCCGGCCGGTGCGCTGCCATTGCCGGATGCGCCGCCCGCCGATGGTCTCGAGCGTGTCCCGGCTGCCGCGACCTTTCCCGTGGACCCGGCCCTTTCGCAGGCGCGCGAGCTCCTGGCCGCCACACTGGAAAACGGCCTCGCTCCCCGGCTCGAGCGCTATTCCGACGTCTACTCCGAACTGTTCCAGATCGCCTGGCGGATCCGCGAGGCGGAATTGCCGGATGACTGGAACCGCGTGGGGCAGCAGCTCAAGCAATACTGGCTCAAGGTCGAACTGCGCGTGGAGCCGGACGAGGAACTCATCGACAACCTGATGCGGCTGCTTGCCCTCGTGGTGGACAACCTGGACGAACTGGTCGAGGATGACCAGTGGGTGCAGGGGCAGGTGGCCGTCCTCCGCGAACTCATCAGCAAGCCGGTGGATTTGCGCGCGGTGCGCGAAGCCGAGCGCGGCTTCAAGGAAGTCATCTTCAAGCAGTCCCAGCTCAAGTCGAGCCTCTCGGATGCGAAGTCGACGCTGAAGAGCCTGCTATCGGTGTTCATCGAACGGCTCGGAGAAGTCACCGGCACCACGGTGGAATACCACCAGAAGATCGAGCGCTATTCCGAGCGCATCGCGTCGACCGAGAGCATCGACAGCCTCAAGACGATCGTCGAGGAACTCATGCTGGATACCCGCAGCATGCAGGTCGACATGCTTCGTTCCCGGGACGATCTGCTGGCGGCGCGCCAGCAGGCCGAACTTGCCAGCCGGCGAGTGCGCCAGCTCGAGACCGAACTCGAGCAGGTGAGCGAGAAGGTTCGGGAGGATCAGCTCACGGGGACCCTGAATCGTCGCGGATTGGACGATGCCATGACGCGGGAGATCGCTCGCGCCCAGCGCACCGGCAAGCCGATGTGCATCGCGTTGCTCGATCTGGACAACTTCAAGCGTCTCAACGACACCTACGGTCACTCTGCCGGCGATGCAGCGCTCGTGCATCTGGCGCGCGTCATTCGCCGGACCGTGAGACCCACCGACCTCATCGCCCGCTTTGGTGGAGAGGAGTTCGTCATCATCCTGTCCGAAACGGATCTCGACAACGCCCTCGCCATCACGACGCGGCTGCAGCGCGAACTCACGAAACGGTTCTTCCTCCACGACAACGAACGCGTGCTCATCACCTTCAGTGCCGGCGTGGCCCAGTACGTGAAGGGAGAGACGGACGAGGCGTTCCTGGAGAGGGCCGACCGTGCCATGTACGAGGCCAAGCACCAGGGCAAGAACCGAGTCGTTCCTGCGAACTGA
- a CDS encoding GAF domain-containing protein codes for MDLSAPQGTRACATAGFRTVGVFPIRLSGRAIGVFNLFFGRVRSFEERDIRLLEMVGQHLGAALENERLRSAARELAVSEERNHIARELHDSIAQSLAFLNLQAQMLDDSLQRGHVDSARQEVKQMRDGVQECYDDVRELLVHFRARVSDAELAAGLRQAAERFEGQTGIATSFEESGEGVEPPPEAQIQILHVIQESLSNIRKHALAHHVHVRMERGPVYRFSVADDGIGFATGNGTDGGTHVGLQIMRERAHRVGGSVEVASVPGRGTTVTLSLPVLSRQVA; via the coding sequence GTGGATCTTTCCGCGCCCCAGGGAACCCGTGCCTGCGCGACGGCGGGATTCCGGACAGTGGGCGTGTTCCCCATCCGGCTGTCGGGCCGCGCGATCGGCGTCTTCAATCTGTTCTTCGGGCGGGTCCGCAGCTTCGAGGAGCGCGACATCCGCCTGCTCGAAATGGTCGGCCAGCATCTCGGTGCGGCGCTGGAGAACGAAAGACTGCGGTCGGCAGCCCGCGAACTCGCGGTGAGCGAGGAGCGCAATCACATCGCCCGGGAACTGCATGATTCCATCGCGCAGTCGCTTGCCTTCCTCAATCTGCAGGCGCAGATGCTGGACGATTCGTTGCAGCGCGGGCACGTGGACTCGGCACGGCAGGAGGTGAAGCAGATGCGCGACGGCGTGCAGGAGTGCTACGACGACGTGCGCGAACTGCTGGTGCACTTCCGCGCGCGAGTGAGCGATGCGGAACTCGCCGCCGGACTGCGGCAGGCCGCCGAGCGTTTCGAGGGACAGACCGGAATCGCGACGAGCTTCGAGGAGTCGGGCGAGGGCGTGGAGCCGCCACCCGAAGCCCAGATCCAGATTCTCCATGTCATCCAGGAGTCGCTGTCCAACATCCGCAAGCACGCCTTGGCGCACCATGTGCACGTCCGCATGGAACGCGGTCCGGTGTACCGGTTCTCGGTGGCGGACGACGGCATCGGCTTCGCAACGGGCAATGGCACCGATGGCGGAACGCACGTGGGCCTCCAGATCATGCGCGAGCGTGCCCATCGTGTCGGCGGCAGCGTGGAGGTGGCTTCCGTACCGGGCCGCGGCACGACGGTCACGCTCAGTCTGCCGGTGTTGTCGAGGCAGGTGGCATGA
- a CDS encoding response regulator transcription factor yields the protein MTPIRVLLIDDHALFRGGVRMVLSRQPGFEVVGEASDALDGIKRAHQLLPHAVLLDLHMPGMSGKEALKVLVEELPQVCVIMLTVSEDAEDLLDCLRAGASGYLLKNVNVDAFADAIQRAVRGDSVVSPEMTGKLVRGVKDMATASPSPLAVLSQREREILGYLAKGAANKEIARSLDLAESTVKIHVQSILRKLKLQSRVQAAVFAVEHGLSGS from the coding sequence ATGACCCCGATCCGCGTGCTGCTGATCGACGATCATGCGCTGTTCCGCGGGGGCGTGCGCATGGTGCTTTCCCGCCAGCCGGGATTCGAGGTGGTGGGCGAAGCGTCCGATGCGCTGGACGGCATCAAGAGAGCGCATCAGCTCCTCCCCCACGCGGTCCTTCTGGACCTGCACATGCCGGGCATGTCGGGCAAGGAGGCACTCAAGGTGCTGGTGGAAGAACTGCCGCAGGTGTGCGTGATCATGCTGACGGTGTCGGAGGACGCCGAGGATCTCCTCGACTGCCTCCGGGCCGGCGCGAGCGGCTACCTGCTCAAGAACGTGAATGTGGACGCGTTCGCCGACGCGATCCAGCGCGCCGTGCGCGGGGATTCGGTTGTTTCTCCCGAGATGACCGGCAAGCTGGTCCGGGGCGTGAAGGACATGGCGACGGCATCGCCTTCTCCGCTTGCCGTGCTGAGCCAGCGGGAACGTGAAATCCTCGGCTATCTCGCGAAGGGTGCCGCCAACAAGGAGATCGCGCGCTCGCTCGACCTCGCCGAAAGCACGGTCAAGATCCACGTGCAGTCGATCCTGCGCAAGCTCAAGCTCCAGAGCCGGGTGCAGGCCGCCGTCTTCGCCGTGGAACACGGTCTGTCCGGTTCCTGA
- a CDS encoding HD domain-containing protein: MAAERTQLEAGDLVAGESLPLDVYTRTGVLLLARGQVVLTERQLARLLEEGIWGEAETVARLREERGGDAAQTADWRKVSVFHELETLRNDLGALFGSGNDAGLPGGLADCAMRLRRAVSLDVDAAIASIQWLRTSPYAIRQSVNVAVLSEVLLGDLEVPDDVRTATAAAALAMNLSIVEVQEALFFRQAMTPEEKSQIARHPQAAVDRLTAAGVDDAVLLQAVLEHHEAHDGTGYPRKLAGDAIGLPARVISVADKFCATVSERAYRTAVPCSIALRKLLTDAGPTMDTQVAARLARAVGIYPPGTVVRLKNGETAMAVKRTLDPQAPVVRLVRSRDGVLTSTYSKRLTSKLAFAVTEEAGRSALPEGFDALQLWNPALERGED; encoded by the coding sequence GTGGCCGCTGAGCGGACTCAGCTCGAAGCGGGCGATCTGGTCGCCGGCGAGTCCCTTCCCCTGGATGTGTACACGCGCACGGGCGTGCTCCTGCTGGCCCGGGGGCAGGTCGTGCTGACGGAGCGGCAGCTGGCGCGTCTGCTCGAGGAAGGCATCTGGGGCGAGGCGGAGACGGTGGCCCGCCTGCGCGAGGAGCGTGGAGGTGACGCAGCACAGACGGCGGATTGGAGGAAGGTATCGGTCTTCCACGAACTCGAAACGCTCCGGAACGATCTTGGGGCGCTCTTCGGTTCCGGCAACGACGCGGGGTTGCCCGGCGGCCTTGCCGACTGCGCCATGCGGCTGCGCCGGGCGGTGTCCCTGGATGTGGATGCCGCCATCGCGAGCATCCAGTGGCTGCGGACTTCGCCCTATGCCATCCGGCAGTCGGTCAATGTGGCCGTTCTGTCCGAGGTGCTTCTGGGCGATCTCGAAGTTCCGGACGACGTGCGCACGGCCACCGCGGCTGCCGCACTCGCCATGAACCTCTCGATCGTGGAGGTCCAGGAAGCGCTGTTCTTCCGGCAGGCCATGACCCCTGAGGAGAAATCGCAGATCGCCCGGCATCCCCAGGCCGCGGTGGACCGCCTGACCGCGGCAGGCGTCGACGACGCGGTACTCCTGCAGGCCGTTCTGGAACATCACGAGGCCCACGACGGCACGGGATATCCACGCAAGCTTGCGGGCGACGCGATCGGCCTCCCGGCCCGCGTGATCTCCGTGGCGGACAAGTTCTGCGCGACCGTGAGCGAGCGCGCCTACCGCACAGCCGTGCCATGCAGCATCGCTTTGCGCAAGCTGCTCACCGACGCCGGTCCGACCATGGATACGCAGGTGGCCGCACGGCTCGCGCGCGCCGTCGGCATCTATCCTCCCGGGACGGTCGTGCGGCTCAAGAACGGCGAGACGGCCATGGCCGTCAAGCGGACGCTCGATCCGCAGGCGCCAGTCGTGCGGCTGGTGCGTTCCCGCGACGGCGTCCTCACCTCCACCTACTCCAAGCGGCTCACCAGCAAGCTCGCGTTTGCCGTGACCGAGGAAGCGGGGCGCTCCGCATTGCCGGAAGGGTTCGACGCCCTGCAGCTCTGGAACCCGGCGCTTGAACGAGGCGAGGACTGA
- a CDS encoding NarK/NasA family nitrate transporter yields MHDKRRKSTVSTQVTRQTSVLVASTIAFTICFAVWMMFAVIGIPIKKTLGLNATQFGLLTATPVLTGSLVRVPLGMWTDRFGGRVVFFALMLATVVPIWLISYATEFWHFLVLGLFVGVAGGSFSVGTPYVARWFKKERQGLAMGVFGAGNSGAAVTKFVAPAIVVAAGWTMVPRVYAIAMAVTAVLFWIFTHSDPAHRVDATVTWRQQLAVLRDPRVWKYCQYYSIVFGGYVALSLWMVQYYLNEYGFDIRIAALLAACFSLPGGVLRALGGWMSDKWGAHMVTWWVLWVSWICLFLLSYPQTDFTIQTVQGPRTFHVGLGPWGFTAIMFVMGMAWAFGKASVFKYISDDFPGNIGVVSGVVGLAGGLGGFLLPILFGALLDLTGVRTSCFMLMYGVVWVSLIWMYFTEVRRLEVIGPRAA; encoded by the coding sequence GTGCATGACAAGCGGAGGAAAAGCACAGTGAGCACGCAGGTAACGCGGCAGACATCGGTACTGGTGGCAAGCACGATCGCGTTCACCATCTGCTTCGCCGTCTGGATGATGTTCGCGGTCATCGGCATTCCCATCAAGAAGACGCTGGGTCTCAACGCAACGCAATTCGGTCTGCTGACGGCCACGCCGGTCCTGACGGGCTCCCTGGTCCGCGTGCCCCTGGGCATGTGGACGGACAGGTTCGGGGGCCGCGTGGTGTTCTTCGCGCTCATGCTGGCCACCGTCGTGCCGATCTGGCTCATCTCCTACGCCACGGAGTTCTGGCACTTCCTGGTCCTGGGCCTCTTCGTCGGCGTGGCCGGCGGTTCGTTCTCGGTGGGAACGCCTTACGTCGCACGCTGGTTCAAGAAGGAACGGCAGGGGCTCGCCATGGGCGTGTTCGGCGCCGGCAACTCGGGCGCGGCCGTCACCAAGTTCGTGGCGCCGGCCATCGTGGTCGCCGCCGGCTGGACCATGGTGCCGCGTGTCTACGCCATCGCGATGGCGGTCACGGCCGTCCTCTTCTGGATCTTCACGCACTCCGATCCCGCGCACCGTGTCGATGCCACGGTCACATGGCGCCAGCAGCTTGCAGTTCTCAGGGATCCGCGGGTTTGGAAGTACTGCCAGTACTACTCGATCGTCTTCGGCGGTTATGTCGCGCTCTCGTTGTGGATGGTCCAGTACTACCTCAACGAATACGGCTTCGACATCCGCATCGCCGCATTGCTCGCCGCCTGTTTCTCGCTTCCCGGCGGCGTGCTGCGCGCGCTGGGCGGGTGGATGTCGGACAAGTGGGGCGCGCACATGGTCACCTGGTGGGTGCTGTGGGTGAGCTGGATCTGCCTGTTCCTTCTTTCCTACCCGCAGACCGACTTCACCATCCAGACCGTGCAGGGTCCCCGCACGTTCCACGTCGGACTGGGCCCCTGGGGCTTCACCGCCATCATGTTCGTCATGGGCATGGCGTGGGCCTTCGGCAAGGCCTCCGTCTTCAAGTACATCTCCGACGACTTCCCCGGAAACATCGGCGTGGTGTCCGGCGTGGTCGGCCTGGCCGGCGGGCTCGGCGGATTCCTCCTTCCCATCCTGTTCGGTGCGCTGCTGGATCTCACGGGCGTGCGGACGAGCTGCTTCATGTTGATGTACGGCGTCGTGTGGGTCTCCCTCATCTGGATGTACTTCACAGAGGTCCGGCGTCTCGAAGTCATCGGGCCCCGCGCGGCCTGA